The DNA window GCGGCCGAGCTGCTGGACCTCTTCCGGCGGACGGTGGCGCCGCCCGCCAAGGGCGCCCGTGAGGCACCGCCCGCCGATCCGGAGGCGCTCACCGTCGCGGGCCGGTGACAGCGCGTACGACGGTCGCCGGGATGCGCCCCCGGACATCCGAACGGGTGATCTCGGGCTCGGGGGTGTGGCGCATATCACCAAAGGGCTGCGGGATGGTCTCTTGATGCAGACACTGGGAACCAGCGCGGAAAGGTGGTTGTCTTACCCCGTGAGCGAACGGCTCACACCTGCCGTGGAGAGTGATTCCCGGCACGGGGCAGCACACTGCCGCGCGGAGACCGGAAACTTGCGAAGCGAGGGTACGACAATGTGCCAGCACCGACCTGAGTGCCCATCGGCCGACTCCCCGGACCGCGAGGCGGCCCGCCCCGTGGCCTGCCACCCCGAGCAGGGCTGGAGTCTGCTCTGCAACGGTGTGCTCGTCTTCGACGACACCGGTGAGCTGCTGCCCGACGGCCGGGTGATCGCGCCGCACCGCCCGCTGGCCGCCGCCGGCGCGGCCTGACCGGCGCGGGCCCAAGCGGGTCCAGGCGGGTCCAAGGGGCGCTCGGACACGCGGAGGGGCGGGCGGCGCGCAACGCGCCGCCCCGCCCCTCCATGCGCTCCGAACGGGCGCTGCGACCGGGCTCCGACCGGGGTCAGGAGCCGTACTCGTCCAGCGGCGGGCAGGAGCAGACCAGGTTGCGGTCACCGTAGGCGCCGTCGATCCGCCGCACCGGCGGCCAGTACTTGCCCGCCGGGTCGACGCCCTGCGGGAAGACCGCCTGCTCGCGCCCGTACGGGTGCGACCACTCGCCGGCCAGCAGCGCGGCGGTGTGCGGGGCGCCCCGCAGCGGGTTGTCGTCGGCCGGCCACTCGCCCGCGCCGACCTTCTCGATCTCGGCGCGGATGGCGATCATCGCCTCGCAGAACCGGTCGACCTCGCCCAGGTCCTCGCTCTCGGTCGGCTCGATCATCAGCGTGCCGGCCACCGGGAAGGACATCGTCGGCGCGTGGAAGCCGTAGTCGATCAGGCGCTTGGCCACATCGTCCACGCTCACCCCGGTCGCCTTGGTCAGCGGCCGCAGGTCGATGATGCACTCGTGCGCGACCAGGCCGTTCGGCCCGGTGTAGAGCACGGGGTAGTACGGCGCCAGGCGCTTGGCGATGTAGTTGGCGCTCAGCACCGCGACCTGGGTGGCCCGGCGCAGGCCCTCGCCGCCCATCAGCCGCACATACGCCCAGGAGATCGGCAGGATCGCGGCGGAGCCCCAGGGCGCAGCCGAGACCGGGCCGACGCCGGTCGCCGGACCGGCCTCCGGCTGGAGGGGGTGGTTGGGCAGGTACGGCGCCAGGTGGGCGCGGACCGCCACCGGGCCGACGCCCGGACCGCCGCCGCCGTGCGGGATGCAGAAGGTCTTGTGCAGGTTCAGGTGCGACACATCCGCGCCGAACTTGCCCGGCTTGGCGAGGCCCACCAGCGCATTGAGGTTGGCGCCGTCCACGTAGACCTGGCCGCCGGCCTCGTGCACGGCGGCGCAGATGTCGGTGATGTTCTCCTCGAAGACGCCATGGGTGGACGGATAGGTCACCATCAGCACGGCGAGCGCGTCACGGTGCAGCTCGATCTTGGCGTGCAGGTCCGCCACGTCCACGTCGCCGTCGGCGCCGGTCTTCACCACGACCACGCGCATTCCGGCCATCACCGCCGAGGCGGCGTTGGTGCCGTGCGCGGAGGACGGGATGAGGCAGACGTCGCGCTGCTGCTGCCCATGGGCGCGGTGGTAGGCGCGGACGGCCAGCAGGCCCGCCAGCTCGCCCTGGGAACCGGCGTTCGGCTGGAGGGAGACCGCGTCATAGCCGGTGACCTCGGCCAGCCGCTGCTCCAGCTCGCGGATCAGGGTGAGGTAGCCGGCCGCCTGCTCCGCCGGGGCGAAGGGGTGCAGCTGGCCGAACTCCGGCCAGGTGATCGGCTCCATCTCGGTGGTGGCATTGAGCTTCATGGTGCACGACCCGAGCGGGATCATGCCCCGGTCCAGCGCATAGTCGCGGTCGGCCAGCCGCTTGAGGTAGCGCAGCATGGCCGTCTCGGAGCGGTGGCTGTGGAAGACCGGGTGGGTGAGGTACTCGTCGGTGCGCAGCAGCGCCTCCGGCAGCACCTCGCCGGCGGCGGCGTCCAGGGCGTCGGCGTCGCCGGCGGGCACCCCGAAGGCGGCCCAGACGGCGGCCAGCTGCTCGCGGCCGGTGGTCTCGTCGCAGGCGATGGAGACCTGGTCGGCGTCGACCTGGCGGAGGTTGACCCCGCCCGCGCGGGCGGCGGCGACGACCTCGGCGGCCCGGCCGGGCACCCGGGCGGTGACGGTGTCGAAGAAGGCGCCGTGCACCAGCTCCACCCCGCCGGCGCGCAGGCCCTCGGCGAGCACGGCGGCGTAGCGGTGGGTGCGGCGGGCGATGTCGGCCAGGCCGTCGGGGCCGTGGTGGACGGCGTACATGGAGGCCATCACGGCGAGCAGCACCTGGGCGGTGCAGATGTTGCTGGTGGCCTTCTCGCGGCGGATGTGCTGCTCGCGGGTCTGGAGCGCCAGCCGGTACGCGCGGTTGCCGTCGGCGTCGACGGAGACGCCGACCAGGCGGCCGGGCAGGCTGCGGGCGTACTCGGCGCGGACCGCCATATAGCCCGCGTGCGGGCCACCGAAGCCCATGGGCACGCCGAACCGCTGGGTGGTGCCCACCGCGATGTCGGCGCCCAGCTCGCCGGGGGACCTGAGCAGGGTGAGGGCCAGCAGGTCGGCGGCGACGGTGACCACCGCGCCCAGCGCATGGGCCTGCTCCACCAGCGGGGCCAGGTCGCGCACGGCGCCGGAGGCGCCCGGGTACTGGAGCAGCACACCGAAGACGCCGCGCTCGGCGACCTCGGCCGGGATGCCGTCGGAGAGGTCAGCGACGACCACCTCGACCCCGGTGGGTTCGGCGCGGGTCCCGATCACGGCGGCGGTCTGCGGCAGGCAGTCGGCGTCCACCAGGAAGACGCCGCCCTTGACCTTGCCCATGCGGCGGGAGAGCGCCATGGCCTCGGCGGCGGCGGTGCCCTCGTCCAGCAGCGAGGCGCCGGAGGTGGGGAGGCCGGTGAGGTCGGCGACCATGGTCTGGAAGTTCAGCAGCGCCTCCAGCCGGCCCTGCGAGATCTCCGGCTGGTACGGGGTGTAGGCGGTGTACCAGGCGGGGTTCTCCAGCACATTGCGGAGGATCACCGGCGGGGTGAAGGTGCCGTAGTAGCCCAGGCCGATCATCGGGGTGAGCACCTGGTTGCGGTCGGCCAGCTCGCGCAGCTCGGCCAGCACCTGGGCCTCGGAGCGGGCTCCGGGGAGGTCCAGGCCCTGGAGGCTGCGGATCGCCTCCGGTACGGCGGCGGCGGTCAGCTCGTCCAGCGAGCCATAGCCGACGTGGGCCAGCATCTTGTCCTGCTCGGCCCGGTCCGGGCCGATGTGGCGGTTCTCGAAGGGGCTCGCCTGCTCCAGCTGGGCAAGGGTCGCCGCGGTCGCGGCGCGGGAGCGCGCGATCGTCTGGTCGGCATTCATGGCGCTTGAGGCCTCCTGGTCACGGACCGGTAGGGGCTC is part of the Peterkaempfera bronchialis genome and encodes:
- the gcvP gene encoding aminomethyl-transferring glycine dehydrogenase, with the protein product MNADQTIARSRAATAATLAQLEQASPFENRHIGPDRAEQDKMLAHVGYGSLDELTAAAVPEAIRSLQGLDLPGARSEAQVLAELRELADRNQVLTPMIGLGYYGTFTPPVILRNVLENPAWYTAYTPYQPEISQGRLEALLNFQTMVADLTGLPTSGASLLDEGTAAAEAMALSRRMGKVKGGVFLVDADCLPQTAAVIGTRAEPTGVEVVVADLSDGIPAEVAERGVFGVLLQYPGASGAVRDLAPLVEQAHALGAVVTVAADLLALTLLRSPGELGADIAVGTTQRFGVPMGFGGPHAGYMAVRAEYARSLPGRLVGVSVDADGNRAYRLALQTREQHIRREKATSNICTAQVLLAVMASMYAVHHGPDGLADIARRTHRYAAVLAEGLRAGGVELVHGAFFDTVTARVPGRAAEVVAAARAGGVNLRQVDADQVSIACDETTGREQLAAVWAAFGVPAGDADALDAAAGEVLPEALLRTDEYLTHPVFHSHRSETAMLRYLKRLADRDYALDRGMIPLGSCTMKLNATTEMEPITWPEFGQLHPFAPAEQAAGYLTLIRELEQRLAEVTGYDAVSLQPNAGSQGELAGLLAVRAYHRAHGQQQRDVCLIPSSAHGTNAASAVMAGMRVVVVKTGADGDVDVADLHAKIELHRDALAVLMVTYPSTHGVFEENITDICAAVHEAGGQVYVDGANLNALVGLAKPGKFGADVSHLNLHKTFCIPHGGGGPGVGPVAVRAHLAPYLPNHPLQPEAGPATGVGPVSAAPWGSAAILPISWAYVRLMGGEGLRRATQVAVLSANYIAKRLAPYYPVLYTGPNGLVAHECIIDLRPLTKATGVSVDDVAKRLIDYGFHAPTMSFPVAGTLMIEPTESEDLGEVDRFCEAMIAIRAEIEKVGAGEWPADDNPLRGAPHTAALLAGEWSHPYGREQAVFPQGVDPAGKYWPPVRRIDGAYGDRNLVCSCPPLDEYGS
- a CDS encoding DUF5999 family protein, with the protein product MCQHRPECPSADSPDREAARPVACHPEQGWSLLCNGVLVFDDTGELLPDGRVIAPHRPLAAAGAA